A region from the Rhodamnia argentea isolate NSW1041297 chromosome 7, ASM2092103v1, whole genome shotgun sequence genome encodes:
- the LOC125315988 gene encoding uncharacterized protein LOC125315988, whose protein sequence is MRSTGGLSSSEGMNAGANNRIDEVLQALAHLGAVLGDQAQQPQVGANAGGGDRHLQRLVEQFPKLKPLKFTGLREPEEAEKLIKSMEKIFRLVNCNDVDRVALAKYQLEDNARHWWNASKEIVFPNGIEVTWEDFVNAFYGQYFSDCVRDQKIAEFMNLIQSDKTVDQYEEKFFELSKFAP, encoded by the coding sequence ATGAGGAGCACTGGAGGATTATCATCTAGCGAAGGCATGAATGCAGGGGCGAATAATCGGATTGATGAGGTTCTACAAGCTCTGGCTCATTTGGGTGCAGTATTAGGAGACCAAGCACAACAACCTCAAGTTGGTGCTAATGCTGGAGGAGGCGACCGCCATTTACAAAGATTAGTCGAGCAATTTCCGAAGCTGAAACCATTGAAGTTCACGGGATTAAGAGAACCCGAAGAAGCCGAAAAATTGATTAAGAGCATGGAGAAGATTTTTAGATTAGTAAACTGTAACGATGTGGATAGAGTAGCCCTGGCTAAATATCAACTGGAAGACAATGCTCGGCATTGGTGGAATGCGAGTAAGGAAATAGTATTTCCTAATGGAATTGAGGTAACTTGGGAGGATTTTGTTAATGCCTTTTATGGACAATATTTCTCCGATTGTGTGAGAGATCAAAAGATAGCTGAGTTTATGAACTTGATTCAAAGTGACAAGACTGTGGATCAATATGAAGAGAAATTTTTCGAGTTATCCAAGTTTGCACCGTAG